Proteins from a single region of Gorilla gorilla gorilla isolate KB3781 chromosome 16, NHGRI_mGorGor1-v2.1_pri, whole genome shotgun sequence:
- the LOC101152497 gene encoding large ribosomal subunit protein eL42-like translates to MVNVPKTRWTFCKCGKHQPHKVTQYKKGKDSLYAQGKRRYDRKQSGYGGQTKPIFWKKAKTTKIVLRLECIEPSCRSKRMLAIKRCKHFELGGDKKRKGQVIQF, encoded by the coding sequence ATGGTTAACGTCCCTAAAACCCGCTGGACTTTCTGTAAGTGTGGCAAGCACCAACCCCATAAAGTGACACAGTACAAGAAGGGCAAGGATTCTCTGTATGCCCAGGGAAAGCGGCGTTATGACAGGAAGCAGAGTGGCTATGGTGGGCAAACTAAGCCAATTTTCTGGAAAAAGGCTAAAACTACAAAGATTGTGCTAAGGCTTGAGTGCATTGAGCCCAGCTGCAGATCTAAGAGAATGCTGGCTATTAAAAGATGCAAGCATTTTGAACTGGGAGGAGATAAGAAGAGAAAGGGCCAAGTGATTCAGTTCTAA